In one Arachis duranensis cultivar V14167 chromosome 9, aradu.V14167.gnm2.J7QH, whole genome shotgun sequence genomic region, the following are encoded:
- the LOC107467646 gene encoding ribulose-1,5 bisphosphate carboxylase/oxygenase large subunit N-methyltransferase, chloroplastic isoform X2, with the protein MPFRARTAIFRWSLHTVPYRIHHHQPHSLHSSSSFIPHKFTSLAQTQVYGESVETSDDDGFLSWLERKAGCRISSSLSIGKSSYGRSLFASKAIKTGDCILKVPYRVQITADNLPAKIKSLISEEVANVAKLAVLLLIERKLGQGSQWNPYICRLPWQEELHNTIFWNESELEMIHRSSVYWETINQKSQMERDFLAIRPIFECFSQSFGDITYKDFMYACTLVGSRAWGSTNGLSLIPFADFVNHDGNSEAIVMSDDDKQLSEVISDRAYAPGEQVLIRYGKFSNATLMLDFGFTVPYNIYDQVQIQLDIPKHDPLHKMKLELMQQYFVPSRKNAENLEHSWNIFTIKEVKWPKGKGKGLPQSLRAFARVLSCTNRQELDDLVVEAAQTDGRLGRRPLPDVNKEIQAHLMLSSLIGQLIEERSAAIMSLEESSNSSSFCVRVPVRRFMAQDLLRGELRILNSAFTWLENYCLSST; encoded by the exons ATGCCATTTCGAGCTCGCACTGCAATCTTCCGTTGGTCTCTGCATACTGTTCCTTACCGTATCCATCACCATCAACCTCATTCTcttcactcttcttcttctttcattccCCACAAGTTCACTTCTTTAGCCCAAACTCAG GTTTATGGCGAATCTGTTGAAACAAGTGACGATGATGGATTTTTGTCATGGTTGGAGCGGAAAGCTGGTTGTAGAATTTCTTCATCGCTTTCAATTGGTAAATCTTCATATGGCAG GTCTCTGTTTGCTTCTAAGGCGATAAAAACCGGAGATTGTATTTTGAAGGTTCCTTATAGAGTG CAAATAACAGCAGATAATCTCCCTGCTAAGATCAAATCTCTGATCAGTGAGGAAGTTGCGAATGTTGCAAAACTTGCTGTTCTTCTTCTAATTGAGCGGAAATTGGGTCAG GGCTCTCAGTGGAATCCTTATATCTGCCGTCTACCATGGCAAGAGGAGTTGCATAACACG aTTTTTTGGAATGAAAGTGAGCTGGAGATGATTCATCGAAGCTCAGTTTATTGGGAAACAATTAACCAAAAGTCTCAAATGGAAAGGGACTTCTTGGCAATCAGGCCT ATTTTTGAATGTTTCAGTCAAAGTTTTGGAGATATTACTTATAAAGACTTCATGTATGCATGCACATTAG TTGGTTCTCGAGCATGGGGAAGCACCAATGGTTTATCTCTG ATTCCTTTTGCAGATTTTGTAAACCATGACGGGAACTCAGAAGCAATTGTGATGAGTGATGATGACAAACAATTATCAGaa GTTATCTCTGATCGTGCCTATGCGCCTGGGGAGCAG GTACTGATAAGATATGGAAAGTTTTCAAATGCTACATTAATGTTAGACTTCGGTTTTACAGTCCCCTACAACATTTATGACCAG GTTCAGATCCAGTTAGATATACCTAAGCATGATCCTCTGCACAAGATGAAGTTGGAACTCATGCAACAATACTTTGTGCCTTCAAGGAAAAACGCGGAAAACTTGGAACATTCTTGGAACATCTTCACAATCAA GGAGGTCAAGTGGCCTAAAGGAAAAGGGAAAGGTCTTCCGCAATCGCTTCGTGCTTTTGCTCGTGTTCTTTCTTGTACTAATCGTCAAG AACTTGATGATCTGGTTGTGGAAGCTGCACAAACTGATGGTAGGCTAGGTAGGCGTCCGTTACCGGATGTCAACAAAGAGATTCAAGCCCACCTGATGTTATCGTCATTAATCGGCCAATTAATTGAGGAGCGCAGTGCAGCCATTATG TCATTGGAGGAGTCTtccaattcttcatcattttgtgTAAGAGTTCCTGTTAGAAGATTCATGGCCCAGGATCTCCTACGTGGCGAACTTCGCATTCTGAATTCTGCTTTTACATGGCTGGAGAACTACTGTTTGTCGTCGACTTAA
- the LOC107467646 gene encoding uncharacterized protein LOC107467646 isoform X4, with translation MPFRARTAIFRWSLHTVPYRIHHHQPHSLHSSSSFIPHKFTSLAQTQVYGESVETSDDDGFLSWLERKAGCRISSSLSIGKTMLNLKFIVILILRSLFASKAIKTGDCILKVPYRVQITADNLPAKIKSLISEEVANVAKLAVLLLIERKLGQGSQWNPYICRLPWQEELHNTIFWNESELEMIHRSSVYWETINQKSQMERDFLAIRPIPFADFVNHDGNSEAIVMSDDDKQLSEVISDRAYAPGEQVLIRYGKFSNATLMLDFGFTVPYNIYDQVQIQLDIPKHDPLHKMKLELMQQYFVPSRKNAENLEHSWNIFTIKEVKWPKGKGKGLPQSLRAFARVLSCTNRQELDDLVVEAAQTDGRLGRRPLPDVNKEIQAHLMLSSLIGQLIEERSAAIMSLEESSNSSSFCVRVPVRRFMAQDLLRGELRILNSAFTWLENYCLSST, from the exons ATGCCATTTCGAGCTCGCACTGCAATCTTCCGTTGGTCTCTGCATACTGTTCCTTACCGTATCCATCACCATCAACCTCATTCTcttcactcttcttcttctttcattccCCACAAGTTCACTTCTTTAGCCCAAACTCAG GTTTATGGCGAATCTGTTGAAACAAGTGACGATGATGGATTTTTGTCATGGTTGGAGCGGAAAGCTGGTTGTAGAATTTCTTCATCGCTTTCAATTG GGAAAACAATGCTCAATTTGAAGTTCATtgtaatcctaatcctaag GTCTCTGTTTGCTTCTAAGGCGATAAAAACCGGAGATTGTATTTTGAAGGTTCCTTATAGAGTG CAAATAACAGCAGATAATCTCCCTGCTAAGATCAAATCTCTGATCAGTGAGGAAGTTGCGAATGTTGCAAAACTTGCTGTTCTTCTTCTAATTGAGCGGAAATTGGGTCAG GGCTCTCAGTGGAATCCTTATATCTGCCGTCTACCATGGCAAGAGGAGTTGCATAACACG aTTTTTTGGAATGAAAGTGAGCTGGAGATGATTCATCGAAGCTCAGTTTATTGGGAAACAATTAACCAAAAGTCTCAAATGGAAAGGGACTTCTTGGCAATCAGGCCT ATTCCTTTTGCAGATTTTGTAAACCATGACGGGAACTCAGAAGCAATTGTGATGAGTGATGATGACAAACAATTATCAGaa GTTATCTCTGATCGTGCCTATGCGCCTGGGGAGCAG GTACTGATAAGATATGGAAAGTTTTCAAATGCTACATTAATGTTAGACTTCGGTTTTACAGTCCCCTACAACATTTATGACCAG GTTCAGATCCAGTTAGATATACCTAAGCATGATCCTCTGCACAAGATGAAGTTGGAACTCATGCAACAATACTTTGTGCCTTCAAGGAAAAACGCGGAAAACTTGGAACATTCTTGGAACATCTTCACAATCAA GGAGGTCAAGTGGCCTAAAGGAAAAGGGAAAGGTCTTCCGCAATCGCTTCGTGCTTTTGCTCGTGTTCTTTCTTGTACTAATCGTCAAG AACTTGATGATCTGGTTGTGGAAGCTGCACAAACTGATGGTAGGCTAGGTAGGCGTCCGTTACCGGATGTCAACAAAGAGATTCAAGCCCACCTGATGTTATCGTCATTAATCGGCCAATTAATTGAGGAGCGCAGTGCAGCCATTATG TCATTGGAGGAGTCTtccaattcttcatcattttgtgTAAGAGTTCCTGTTAGAAGATTCATGGCCCAGGATCTCCTACGTGGCGAACTTCGCATTCTGAATTCTGCTTTTACATGGCTGGAGAACTACTGTTTGTCGTCGACTTAA
- the LOC107467646 gene encoding ribulose-1,5 bisphosphate carboxylase/oxygenase large subunit N-methyltransferase, chloroplastic isoform X3, with translation MPFRARTAIFRWSLHTVPYRIHHHQPHSLHSSSSFIPHKFTSLAQTQVYGESVETSDDDGFLSWLERKAGKTMLNLKFIVILILRSLFASKAIKTGDCILKVPYRVQITADNLPAKIKSLISEEVANVAKLAVLLLIERKLGQGSQWNPYICRLPWQEELHNTIFWNESELEMIHRSSVYWETINQKSQMERDFLAIRPIFECFSQSFGDITYKDFMYACTLVGSRAWGSTNGLSLIPFADFVNHDGNSEAIVMSDDDKQLSEVISDRAYAPGEQVLIRYGKFSNATLMLDFGFTVPYNIYDQVQIQLDIPKHDPLHKMKLELMQQYFVPSRKNAENLEHSWNIFTIKEVKWPKGKGKGLPQSLRAFARVLSCTNRQELDDLVVEAAQTDGRLGRRPLPDVNKEIQAHLMLSSLIGQLIEERSAAIMSLEESSNSSSFCVRVPVRRFMAQDLLRGELRILNSAFTWLENYCLSST, from the exons ATGCCATTTCGAGCTCGCACTGCAATCTTCCGTTGGTCTCTGCATACTGTTCCTTACCGTATCCATCACCATCAACCTCATTCTcttcactcttcttcttctttcattccCCACAAGTTCACTTCTTTAGCCCAAACTCAG GTTTATGGCGAATCTGTTGAAACAAGTGACGATGATGGATTTTTGTCATGGTTGGAGCGGAAAGCTG GGAAAACAATGCTCAATTTGAAGTTCATtgtaatcctaatcctaag GTCTCTGTTTGCTTCTAAGGCGATAAAAACCGGAGATTGTATTTTGAAGGTTCCTTATAGAGTG CAAATAACAGCAGATAATCTCCCTGCTAAGATCAAATCTCTGATCAGTGAGGAAGTTGCGAATGTTGCAAAACTTGCTGTTCTTCTTCTAATTGAGCGGAAATTGGGTCAG GGCTCTCAGTGGAATCCTTATATCTGCCGTCTACCATGGCAAGAGGAGTTGCATAACACG aTTTTTTGGAATGAAAGTGAGCTGGAGATGATTCATCGAAGCTCAGTTTATTGGGAAACAATTAACCAAAAGTCTCAAATGGAAAGGGACTTCTTGGCAATCAGGCCT ATTTTTGAATGTTTCAGTCAAAGTTTTGGAGATATTACTTATAAAGACTTCATGTATGCATGCACATTAG TTGGTTCTCGAGCATGGGGAAGCACCAATGGTTTATCTCTG ATTCCTTTTGCAGATTTTGTAAACCATGACGGGAACTCAGAAGCAATTGTGATGAGTGATGATGACAAACAATTATCAGaa GTTATCTCTGATCGTGCCTATGCGCCTGGGGAGCAG GTACTGATAAGATATGGAAAGTTTTCAAATGCTACATTAATGTTAGACTTCGGTTTTACAGTCCCCTACAACATTTATGACCAG GTTCAGATCCAGTTAGATATACCTAAGCATGATCCTCTGCACAAGATGAAGTTGGAACTCATGCAACAATACTTTGTGCCTTCAAGGAAAAACGCGGAAAACTTGGAACATTCTTGGAACATCTTCACAATCAA GGAGGTCAAGTGGCCTAAAGGAAAAGGGAAAGGTCTTCCGCAATCGCTTCGTGCTTTTGCTCGTGTTCTTTCTTGTACTAATCGTCAAG AACTTGATGATCTGGTTGTGGAAGCTGCACAAACTGATGGTAGGCTAGGTAGGCGTCCGTTACCGGATGTCAACAAAGAGATTCAAGCCCACCTGATGTTATCGTCATTAATCGGCCAATTAATTGAGGAGCGCAGTGCAGCCATTATG TCATTGGAGGAGTCTtccaattcttcatcattttgtgTAAGAGTTCCTGTTAGAAGATTCATGGCCCAGGATCTCCTACGTGGCGAACTTCGCATTCTGAATTCTGCTTTTACATGGCTGGAGAACTACTGTTTGTCGTCGACTTAA
- the LOC107467646 gene encoding uncharacterized protein LOC107467646 isoform X1, giving the protein MPFRARTAIFRWSLHTVPYRIHHHQPHSLHSSSSFIPHKFTSLAQTQVYGESVETSDDDGFLSWLERKAGCRISSSLSIGKTMLNLKFIVILILRSLFASKAIKTGDCILKVPYRVQITADNLPAKIKSLISEEVANVAKLAVLLLIERKLGQGSQWNPYICRLPWQEELHNTIFWNESELEMIHRSSVYWETINQKSQMERDFLAIRPIFECFSQSFGDITYKDFMYACTLVGSRAWGSTNGLSLIPFADFVNHDGNSEAIVMSDDDKQLSEVISDRAYAPGEQVLIRYGKFSNATLMLDFGFTVPYNIYDQVQIQLDIPKHDPLHKMKLELMQQYFVPSRKNAENLEHSWNIFTIKEVKWPKGKGKGLPQSLRAFARVLSCTNRQELDDLVVEAAQTDGRLGRRPLPDVNKEIQAHLMLSSLIGQLIEERSAAIMSLEESSNSSSFCVRVPVRRFMAQDLLRGELRILNSAFTWLENYCLSST; this is encoded by the exons ATGCCATTTCGAGCTCGCACTGCAATCTTCCGTTGGTCTCTGCATACTGTTCCTTACCGTATCCATCACCATCAACCTCATTCTcttcactcttcttcttctttcattccCCACAAGTTCACTTCTTTAGCCCAAACTCAG GTTTATGGCGAATCTGTTGAAACAAGTGACGATGATGGATTTTTGTCATGGTTGGAGCGGAAAGCTGGTTGTAGAATTTCTTCATCGCTTTCAATTG GGAAAACAATGCTCAATTTGAAGTTCATtgtaatcctaatcctaag GTCTCTGTTTGCTTCTAAGGCGATAAAAACCGGAGATTGTATTTTGAAGGTTCCTTATAGAGTG CAAATAACAGCAGATAATCTCCCTGCTAAGATCAAATCTCTGATCAGTGAGGAAGTTGCGAATGTTGCAAAACTTGCTGTTCTTCTTCTAATTGAGCGGAAATTGGGTCAG GGCTCTCAGTGGAATCCTTATATCTGCCGTCTACCATGGCAAGAGGAGTTGCATAACACG aTTTTTTGGAATGAAAGTGAGCTGGAGATGATTCATCGAAGCTCAGTTTATTGGGAAACAATTAACCAAAAGTCTCAAATGGAAAGGGACTTCTTGGCAATCAGGCCT ATTTTTGAATGTTTCAGTCAAAGTTTTGGAGATATTACTTATAAAGACTTCATGTATGCATGCACATTAG TTGGTTCTCGAGCATGGGGAAGCACCAATGGTTTATCTCTG ATTCCTTTTGCAGATTTTGTAAACCATGACGGGAACTCAGAAGCAATTGTGATGAGTGATGATGACAAACAATTATCAGaa GTTATCTCTGATCGTGCCTATGCGCCTGGGGAGCAG GTACTGATAAGATATGGAAAGTTTTCAAATGCTACATTAATGTTAGACTTCGGTTTTACAGTCCCCTACAACATTTATGACCAG GTTCAGATCCAGTTAGATATACCTAAGCATGATCCTCTGCACAAGATGAAGTTGGAACTCATGCAACAATACTTTGTGCCTTCAAGGAAAAACGCGGAAAACTTGGAACATTCTTGGAACATCTTCACAATCAA GGAGGTCAAGTGGCCTAAAGGAAAAGGGAAAGGTCTTCCGCAATCGCTTCGTGCTTTTGCTCGTGTTCTTTCTTGTACTAATCGTCAAG AACTTGATGATCTGGTTGTGGAAGCTGCACAAACTGATGGTAGGCTAGGTAGGCGTCCGTTACCGGATGTCAACAAAGAGATTCAAGCCCACCTGATGTTATCGTCATTAATCGGCCAATTAATTGAGGAGCGCAGTGCAGCCATTATG TCATTGGAGGAGTCTtccaattcttcatcattttgtgTAAGAGTTCCTGTTAGAAGATTCATGGCCCAGGATCTCCTACGTGGCGAACTTCGCATTCTGAATTCTGCTTTTACATGGCTGGAGAACTACTGTTTGTCGTCGACTTAA